In a genomic window of Corynebacterium lizhenjunii:
- the rsmG gene encoding 16S rRNA (guanine(527)-N(7))-methyltransferase RsmG, whose amino-acid sequence MDSHGTSSEPGGSGGLGTSSAPASAADVFGPRLELAQRYHDSLATDGNQRGFMGPREIPRLWERHILNCAVIGQVMAQEARIVDVGSGAGLPGIPLAIARPDLQITLIEPLLKRSTYLSEVTQMLGLDNVTVLRGRAEEGPIKRAVAGADVVTSRAVAPLGKLAKWSLPLVRVGGEMIAMKGESVFEELERDARDIKQAGGGKARVEQVKGTTIIRVPRVK is encoded by the coding sequence ATGGACTCTCACGGCACCTCCAGCGAGCCCGGCGGCTCTGGCGGTCTTGGCACCTCCAGCGCCCCCGCAAGCGCCGCGGATGTCTTTGGCCCCCGTCTGGAGCTGGCCCAGCGCTACCATGACTCACTGGCCACCGATGGCAACCAGCGTGGGTTCATGGGCCCGCGGGAAATCCCCCGGCTGTGGGAGCGCCACATCCTCAACTGTGCGGTAATTGGTCAGGTCATGGCGCAGGAAGCCCGGATTGTGGATGTCGGTTCCGGTGCGGGGCTGCCCGGCATCCCGCTGGCTATTGCGCGGCCGGACCTGCAGATCACGCTGATTGAGCCGCTGCTGAAGCGCTCCACATACCTCAGTGAAGTCACGCAGATGCTGGGCCTGGACAACGTCACCGTGCTGCGCGGCCGGGCGGAGGAAGGCCCGATTAAGCGGGCCGTAGCTGGCGCGGACGTGGTGACTTCGCGCGCCGTGGCGCCCTTGGGCAAGCTGGCTAAGTGGTCGCTGCCCTTGGTGCGCGTGGGTGGGGAAATGATCGCGATGAAGGGTGAGAGCGTCTTTGAGGAACTCGAGCGTGACGCCCGGGACATCAAGCAAGCAGGCGGCGGCAAAGCCCGCGTTGAACAGGTCAAAGGAACCACTATTATTCGTGTCCCCCGCGTGAAGTAA